The window CGCACCTCCACAAGAAATAGCAAAATAACTCGGAGACCAAAGATGATCTGAATGGGGAACTAAGTTGAACTCCTTTCTAAGAAGACGGCTAGAAACACCTTTCAGATGATTAACCAACTTGGAAATTGAATACGTTGGAGGGTATTCAATTAACAAGTGAATATGATCTTCTTCTCCATCAATTTCAAGAACAGCAAAATCCATCTTCTTCCCTAACTCTTTCAAGATCTCAGTTATTCGCAGCCTAATCTGTGTTGCAAGAACTTTTCGTCGATATTTTACGACAAAGACCAAGTAAACATGAAGAAGCGTAACGCTATGTCTACCGCGTCTATAGGATTTTTGATTCATGCAGACCCAATATGCTACACTCAATACTGTAGCATAAAAAATCCCTAATGAAAGCTCGATATCGCTACCGAATCTATCCAACTTCTGGACAACAAATCTCATGGTCGAGATTATTGGGTTGCGTCCGAGTGGTCTGGAATGATGCCTTGGGATTTTGTGTCGATCAATATCGCTCTGGAAATCAGAAGCCAAGCAATAGTCAATTACAGAAAAAGTTTATTACTCAAGCCAAAAAAGAGTCTAACCGCCAATGGCTATCCCAAGTTTCTAATATCCC is drawn from Roseofilum reptotaenium CS-1145 and contains these coding sequences:
- the tnpA gene encoding IS200/IS605 family transposase, with protein sequence MNQKSYRRGRHSVTLLHVYLVFVVKYRRKVLATQIRLRITEILKELGKKMDFAVLEIDGEEDHIHLLIEYPPTYSISKLVNHLKGVSSRLLRKEFNLVPHSDHLWSPSYFAISCGGA